The Lacipirellula parvula genome window below encodes:
- a CDS encoding B12-binding domain-containing radical SAM protein produces the protein MKITLIYPAVGRKEGKSYVKAWQMQPLSMAVLASLMPPDVETCFYDDRMEAIPYDDSTDLVVISVETFTALRSYAIAAEFRQRGVTVVMGGYHATLIPEEVQEHADAIVIGDAEPVWSQLLADARSGRLKPVYDGRGRRELGNVRPDRRIFAGRPYQNITLVEYARGCNFKCDFCSITAVHGAAQNHRPARDVAEEMEQTGSQRFFIVDDNIVSQPGKARELCRELQPLNISWVGQASIHVANDDDLLAAMVASGCRGVLIGMESINAANLKAMGKDWNTAHATYEASLRQFRKHGLAVYGTFVFGYDEDDWAVIKQSVDFAREHQLFLAAFNHLVPFPGTPLYRRLLAEGRLLQEKWWLEPSGRVGDVVFNPKKMTPAELEAGCLWARREFYGWSSIFGRLFDREANASSATMLGVYLGLNLGSHFDIDLRQGLQLGLAPNHQVKRHGKVRVHARHGG, from the coding sequence ATGAAGATCACGCTCATCTACCCAGCCGTCGGCCGCAAAGAAGGGAAGTCTTATGTGAAGGCCTGGCAGATGCAGCCGTTATCAATGGCGGTGCTCGCCAGCTTGATGCCGCCAGACGTGGAGACTTGCTTCTACGATGACCGGATGGAAGCGATCCCCTACGACGACTCAACCGATCTGGTCGTCATTAGCGTCGAAACGTTCACTGCCCTCCGTTCGTATGCAATCGCCGCGGAGTTTCGGCAACGCGGAGTTACCGTGGTGATGGGCGGTTATCACGCGACATTGATTCCAGAGGAGGTTCAAGAGCACGCCGATGCGATCGTCATCGGCGATGCGGAACCGGTCTGGAGTCAATTGCTCGCCGATGCCAGGTCGGGCCGATTGAAACCGGTGTACGACGGACGCGGCCGTCGAGAACTGGGGAATGTGCGACCTGACCGCAGGATCTTTGCCGGCCGCCCCTACCAGAACATTACGCTGGTCGAGTATGCCCGCGGGTGTAATTTCAAATGCGATTTCTGCTCCATTACGGCCGTCCATGGCGCTGCTCAAAATCATCGGCCCGCTCGCGACGTCGCTGAAGAGATGGAGCAGACTGGCAGCCAGCGATTCTTCATCGTCGACGACAACATCGTCAGCCAACCGGGTAAAGCCCGCGAACTTTGCCGCGAACTGCAGCCGCTGAACATCAGCTGGGTCGGTCAGGCGAGCATCCACGTCGCCAACGACGACGACCTCTTGGCCGCGATGGTCGCGAGCGGTTGTCGCGGCGTGCTGATTGGCATGGAATCGATCAACGCCGCGAACCTCAAGGCGATGGGCAAGGACTGGAATACGGCTCACGCCACTTACGAAGCCAGCTTGCGTCAGTTTCGCAAGCATGGCCTCGCCGTCTACGGTACCTTCGTCTTCGGCTACGACGAAGATGATTGGGCGGTGATCAAACAGAGCGTCGACTTCGCTCGGGAACATCAACTGTTCTTGGCGGCGTTCAACCACCTCGTGCCGTTCCCCGGCACGCCGCTCTACCGCCGACTGCTGGCGGAAGGACGGCTGCTCCAGGAAAAATGGTGGCTCGAACCGTCGGGTCGGGTTGGCGACGTAGTCTTTAACCCGAAGAAGATGACTCCTGCAGAGCTGGAAGCGGGATGTCTTTGGGCACGACGAGAGTTCTACGGTTGGAGCTCCATCTTCGGACGCCTGTTCGACCGCGAAGCCAATGCCAGCAGTGCCACGATGCTGGGCGTCTACCTTGGCCTCAACCTGGGCTCGCACTTTGACATCGATCTACGCCAAGGACTGCAGCTCGGACTCGCCCCCAATCACCAAGTGAAACGTCATGGGAAAGTTCGAGTTCACGCTCGCCACGGCGGATGA
- a CDS encoding B12-binding domain-containing radical SAM protein → MKIQLLSPAGEIHRNSTGIFKRSLRYAPLTLTTLAAMVPEELGAEVTIQDEGVQPLDLNFDADVVGITAITGTAQRAYNIADELRARGHTVVLGGVHPTLMPEEASRHADSLVTGYAEQTWPQLLRDYSAGNLRPHYFAPTGRELRGVPIARRELLRKKGYATVNSIEATRGCPHQCDFCVVPTAWKGVYAHRPVDDVIAELQTFEGRHAIFIDLSPVEDVNYAKALYRAMIPLRIRWLGLATTRLAEDAELLKLAAQSGCKGVLIGFESVSQATLNGARKQFHAASRYAEHVRRLHDHGIGIQGCFVFGFDDEDESVFERTVEFVDKTKIDLPRYAVATPFPGTPLYRRLEAEGRLLHRNWSLYDVEHVVFQPKGMSPERLQEGLKWSWQQSYSWPSFFRRLSGAPWSILPLWLSTNLGYRYFAQHLPSKAQGIFRDLSLTESHQVEPVAV, encoded by the coding sequence GTGAAAATCCAACTGCTATCGCCGGCGGGAGAGATCCATCGCAATTCGACGGGGATCTTCAAACGATCGCTTCGCTACGCACCGTTAACGCTAACAACGCTCGCGGCCATGGTGCCGGAAGAGTTGGGAGCCGAGGTGACGATCCAGGACGAAGGGGTGCAACCGCTCGATCTTAATTTCGACGCCGACGTCGTGGGCATCACGGCGATCACCGGCACCGCTCAACGAGCCTACAATATCGCGGATGAATTGCGGGCTCGCGGTCACACGGTCGTCCTAGGAGGCGTTCACCCGACGCTCATGCCGGAGGAAGCTAGCCGGCATGCTGATTCGCTCGTCACCGGGTACGCAGAACAGACTTGGCCGCAACTGCTGCGAGATTATTCAGCGGGAAACCTACGGCCGCATTATTTTGCACCGACTGGCCGTGAACTACGCGGCGTTCCGATTGCACGGCGTGAGCTCCTGAGGAAGAAAGGATACGCGACCGTCAACAGTATTGAGGCGACGCGAGGCTGTCCCCATCAGTGTGACTTCTGCGTCGTTCCCACGGCCTGGAAGGGAGTCTACGCTCATCGGCCGGTCGATGACGTCATTGCGGAACTACAAACGTTTGAAGGTCGACATGCAATTTTTATCGACCTCAGTCCCGTCGAGGACGTGAATTACGCGAAGGCGTTGTATCGGGCGATGATCCCGCTGCGGATCCGCTGGTTGGGACTAGCGACGACTCGTTTGGCAGAAGACGCCGAACTCTTGAAACTCGCGGCTCAAAGCGGGTGCAAAGGCGTGCTGATCGGCTTCGAGTCGGTCAGCCAGGCGACGCTCAACGGCGCCCGCAAACAATTTCACGCCGCTTCTCGCTACGCTGAGCATGTCCGTCGCCTGCACGATCACGGCATCGGCATTCAAGGCTGCTTCGTATTTGGATTTGACGACGAAGACGAATCGGTCTTCGAACGCACCGTAGAGTTTGTCGATAAGACGAAGATCGATCTGCCGAGGTACGCTGTGGCGACGCCGTTTCCGGGAACGCCGCTCTATCGCCGACTGGAAGCCGAGGGCCGGTTGCTCCATCGCAACTGGTCGCTCTACGACGTCGAGCACGTCGTTTTCCAGCCGAAGGGCATGAGCCCGGAGCGATTGCAGGAGGGTCTTAAATGGAGTTGGCAGCAAAGCTACAGTTGGCCGTCATTCTTCCGACGCCTCAGCGGCGCCCCTTGGTCGATTCTTCCGCTTTGGTTGTCGACGAATCTCGGGTATCGTTACTTCGCTCAACATTTGCCTTCGAAGGCTCAAGGGATTTTTCGCGACCTCTCGTTGACTGAGTCGCATCAGGTTGAGCCCGTCGCAGTCTAG
- a CDS encoding YybH family protein produces MIRPLLLCLCVTLSGWSLSGSAVADEDADHAALKELVTAYEQAIAAGDPNSLKPHLADDFTGVMVTGEEVTNLAGLDAYWQKVQGYLGQGGKYTVEVVVPQPAVIVGDLAYAVGTTKDLAVTSDGKEYPFEGFWTAVCRRDGDQWKIVRIHGSMDALTNVFTITSLQRASTYSGVIGGVAGIFIGALLLWLVTRRRPAVAPIT; encoded by the coding sequence ATGATTCGGCCTCTCTTACTTTGCCTCTGTGTGACGCTGAGCGGATGGTCGCTATCAGGATCGGCGGTTGCCGATGAGGATGCAGACCATGCTGCATTGAAAGAGCTTGTTACTGCCTACGAGCAGGCAATCGCCGCAGGCGACCCTAATAGTTTGAAGCCGCATCTGGCCGACGATTTCACCGGGGTGATGGTGACAGGCGAAGAGGTCACGAATCTAGCTGGCTTGGATGCCTACTGGCAGAAAGTTCAGGGGTACCTCGGCCAAGGCGGTAAGTACACCGTTGAGGTGGTAGTCCCGCAACCGGCAGTCATCGTTGGGGATCTCGCGTACGCCGTGGGCACGACGAAGGACTTGGCCGTCACGTCCGATGGTAAAGAATACCCGTTCGAAGGTTTCTGGACGGCCGTCTGCCGTCGAGATGGCGATCAGTGGAAAATCGTTCGCATCCACGGGTCGATGGATGCACTCACGAATGTGTTCACGATCACTTCGCTCCAGCGCGCGTCGACCTACTCGGGCGTCATCGGCGGCGTCGCCGGCATCTTCATCGGCGCCCTGCTGCTGTGGCTAGTCACTCGCCGCCGTCCCGCTGTCGCCCCCATCACCTAG
- a CDS encoding fatty acid desaturase: MSEFPIPWRLNFTIAAVQVTVAFAIFRLAAFATQWWQLALLALSFALIGNSIYAMMHEAEHGIFCPSRRLNDGMGTFLALFFPASFHLLRQGHLGHHLRNRSDDEAFDFYFEGETPLWKWLQLYGILSGFFWLTIVFSNVIVVLIPSVLKRRFFEFDRPSAAFMDSLNRSVLRRIRCEGGAAIAFHAAIVWGFGIPVLSYLCVYVGFGVTWSAMQYVHHFGTERDVVNGSRNLWIWKPIDWMWLHHNWHHTHHQRPTVSWYYLPRLSREQGATREFLIWHYLRMWRGPRQATERVENRYAGRVIR, from the coding sequence ATGAGCGAATTCCCTATTCCATGGCGACTGAATTTTACGATCGCCGCCGTTCAGGTTACTGTCGCCTTCGCCATCTTTCGGCTGGCTGCATTCGCGACGCAGTGGTGGCAGCTCGCGCTTCTCGCATTGAGCTTCGCACTGATCGGCAACTCGATCTACGCGATGATGCACGAAGCAGAACATGGCATTTTCTGCCCATCGCGGCGTCTCAACGACGGCATGGGCACGTTTCTGGCTTTGTTCTTTCCGGCGTCATTTCATCTGCTGCGTCAGGGGCATCTCGGGCATCACCTGCGAAATCGGTCCGACGACGAAGCCTTCGATTTTTATTTCGAAGGCGAAACGCCGTTATGGAAGTGGCTCCAACTCTACGGCATCTTGTCCGGCTTCTTCTGGTTGACGATCGTCTTTTCGAATGTGATCGTCGTGCTTATCCCGTCAGTATTGAAGCGTCGATTCTTTGAGTTCGACCGTCCATCCGCGGCGTTCATGGATTCGCTCAACCGCAGCGTGCTGCGACGGATCCGCTGCGAAGGGGGAGCGGCCATCGCGTTTCACGCGGCGATTGTCTGGGGATTTGGCATTCCGGTGCTGTCGTACCTCTGCGTCTATGTCGGCTTCGGCGTCACTTGGTCGGCGATGCAATACGTCCACCATTTCGGGACGGAACGAGACGTCGTCAACGGTTCAAGAAATCTGTGGATATGGAAGCCCATCGACTGGATGTGGCTCCATCACAACTGGCATCACACGCATCACCAGCGGCCGACGGTCTCGTGGTACTACCTGCCGCGGCTTTCGCGGGAACAAGGGGCGACTCGCGAGTTCTTGATCTGGCACTATCTACGGATGTGGCGTGGTCCGCGACAGGCAACCGAACGAGTGGAGAACCGCTATGCCGGCCGAGTTATCCGCTAG
- a CDS encoding Rieske 2Fe-2S domain-containing protein: protein MIHTADQPAAAITPIVADSADFATLPATWYLFSRSTDVAGKPLSKSILQRRLVAYRTAAGRVAVLDANCAHLGADLGRGEVVGESIQCPFHHWNYDANGKCVSVPNHRDVPRSACLRSYPVVERHGYIFFFFGPRALFPLPFFPGSDPNEMSASSPFRFEMDCPWYMLPGNGFDTQHFYAVHDRKLKGAPQVDCPHEYARRMRFDAEITGTSIYDRLLKRFVGRDVQISITSWGGPHVLVEGVFGRAHSRILIISQPLGENRTLSDVIVFAKRSRNPLQAAFVDRLNLRVRRRFTQAFMRYDIDKLSGVRYQPSGFTPQDRDMIAFFEWLTTLPRSEYEAAK, encoded by the coding sequence ATGATTCACACCGCAGACCAACCTGCCGCTGCGATCACGCCGATCGTTGCTGATTCGGCGGATTTCGCTACGCTCCCGGCGACGTGGTATCTATTCAGTCGGTCTACGGATGTCGCCGGAAAACCTCTCTCCAAATCCATTCTGCAGCGGCGACTGGTCGCTTACCGCACCGCCGCAGGTCGGGTTGCCGTGCTCGACGCCAACTGTGCTCACCTGGGGGCGGACCTTGGACGAGGCGAAGTCGTCGGCGAATCGATCCAATGTCCGTTCCATCACTGGAACTACGACGCGAACGGCAAGTGCGTCTCAGTTCCTAATCACCGCGACGTGCCGCGATCGGCGTGCCTCCGATCTTATCCTGTCGTCGAGCGACACGGCTATATCTTTTTCTTCTTCGGCCCACGGGCGTTATTTCCGCTGCCGTTCTTTCCCGGAAGCGATCCCAATGAAATGTCCGCCAGCTCGCCGTTTCGATTTGAAATGGACTGCCCCTGGTACATGCTCCCCGGCAATGGCTTCGATACCCAGCACTTTTATGCCGTGCACGACAGGAAGTTGAAGGGAGCTCCGCAGGTTGATTGCCCGCACGAGTACGCTCGGCGCATGCGATTCGATGCGGAGATCACCGGAACTTCTATCTACGATCGGCTGCTCAAACGTTTCGTCGGTAGGGACGTGCAGATCAGCATTACCAGCTGGGGCGGTCCGCACGTACTGGTTGAAGGAGTGTTTGGGCGAGCTCACAGTCGGATCCTGATCATCAGCCAACCCCTTGGCGAGAACCGGACGCTGTCGGACGTTATCGTGTTTGCCAAGCGAAGCCGCAACCCTTTGCAGGCAGCGTTCGTCGACCGACTCAACCTCCGAGTGCGACGCCGGTTCACGCAGGCGTTCATGCGATACGACATCGACAAGCTGAGCGGCGTCCGCTACCAACCGTCGGGGTTCACTCCCCAGGATCGCGATATGATCGCGTTCTTTGAGTGGCTCACGACCCTGCCTCGCAGTGAGTACGAGGCGGCAAAATGA
- a CDS encoding phosphatase PAP2 family protein, which translates to MPLKATRFTWPDRDRVAAFLGYGSLLCVLWVVVYGGVSWLTGLHGYRIDFGWNEESYIPFLPEMAVIYLSLFPMIWLSLFILPTPADIKQFAVALACLFVVSGIGFVILPGRTYSPAESARGPIQPVFEFADWINLEHNYLPSLHVGMAVVCAYAYGRQLRRGVALFFWAWATAVALSTLLTHQHYIADVVAGGVVGWLVGSISYSKLNLSA; encoded by the coding sequence ATGCCTTTAAAAGCCACGCGATTCACTTGGCCCGATCGAGACCGCGTCGCCGCTTTTCTCGGCTACGGATCGCTGCTCTGCGTCTTGTGGGTCGTTGTCTACGGCGGTGTGTCGTGGCTCACCGGGTTGCACGGCTATCGAATTGACTTCGGGTGGAACGAGGAGTCGTACATCCCCTTCTTGCCGGAAATGGCGGTGATTTACCTGTCGCTGTTTCCCATGATCTGGCTCTCGCTGTTTATTCTGCCGACCCCCGCTGATATTAAACAGTTCGCGGTGGCGCTGGCTTGTCTCTTTGTGGTTTCAGGGATCGGTTTCGTGATCTTGCCCGGCCGGACATACTCCCCAGCTGAATCGGCAAGAGGACCGATTCAGCCTGTGTTTGAGTTCGCCGACTGGATTAATCTGGAACACAACTACTTGCCATCGCTTCACGTTGGGATGGCTGTCGTCTGTGCGTACGCTTATGGGCGGCAACTCCGCCGAGGCGTCGCACTTTTCTTCTGGGCATGGGCCACGGCGGTCGCACTTTCGACCTTACTCACGCATCAGCATTACATCGCCGACGTCGTTGCCGGCGGGGTAGTCGGCTGGTTGGTCGGTTCTATTTCATACTCGAAACTGAACCTCTCCGCGTGA
- a CDS encoding SEC-C metal-binding domain-containing protein: MSKRRRGYPSETKVKVGVRVVHGEKLLEEKLGRNDLCPCGSGKLFKGCCLRSGRF, encoded by the coding sequence ATGAGCAAACGGCGACGAGGCTACCCTTCTGAAACGAAGGTGAAGGTCGGTGTTCGCGTTGTTCACGGCGAGAAGCTCTTGGAAGAGAAGCTCGGTCGCAACGACCTCTGCCCTTGCGGCAGCGGTAAGCTGTTCAAAGGCTGTTGCCTGCGATCGGGCCGCTTTTGA
- a CDS encoding DNA polymerase beta superfamily protein, protein MKNRVHHSDNLIYSVGTQVVALKHIQGTDGQTVHPAGAVGVIIRSPQDRAHSYHIRFVDGFEAAIHHDGLALLAEYKLGTINDSQQVLATHGLFHRVILRCVIGSRAYGLDTENSDTDRRGIYLPPADLHWSLYGVPEQLEDEATQEAYWELQKFLIMALKGNPNVLECLYTPLVEFASPLAQELLDMRSIFLSRLVYQTYNGYVMSQFKRMQADERNQGQVKPKHVMHLIRLLLSGIHVLREGFVPVEVGEHRPQLLAIKSGEMPWHDVEAWRLRLHQEFDRALETTSLPERPDYERVNEFLVKARRQAVEEVLP, encoded by the coding sequence TTGAAAAACCGCGTTCATCACAGCGACAACCTTATTTACTCCGTCGGTACGCAGGTTGTCGCACTGAAACACATTCAGGGGACTGACGGCCAAACCGTTCACCCCGCCGGTGCTGTGGGCGTGATCATCCGCTCACCGCAGGATCGGGCCCATTCTTACCACATCCGCTTCGTCGATGGATTTGAAGCCGCGATTCATCATGATGGGCTGGCTTTGCTGGCTGAGTACAAGCTGGGGACGATCAACGATTCTCAGCAAGTGTTGGCAACGCACGGGCTCTTTCATCGAGTGATTCTGCGATGCGTCATCGGATCGAGAGCGTATGGACTCGACACGGAAAATTCAGACACCGATCGCCGAGGGATCTACCTGCCGCCGGCTGATCTCCACTGGTCGCTTTACGGAGTGCCCGAACAGCTAGAGGACGAAGCCACTCAGGAGGCTTATTGGGAGCTGCAAAAGTTCCTCATCATGGCCCTGAAGGGAAACCCAAACGTATTAGAGTGCCTCTACACGCCGCTGGTGGAGTTCGCCTCGCCGCTGGCTCAAGAGCTGCTCGACATGCGGTCGATCTTCTTGTCGCGGCTGGTCTACCAAACTTACAACGGCTACGTCATGTCGCAATTCAAGCGGATGCAAGCCGATGAGCGAAATCAAGGCCAGGTGAAGCCGAAGCATGTGATGCACCTGATCCGGCTCCTGCTTTCCGGCATTCACGTGCTACGAGAAGGTTTTGTGCCGGTGGAGGTGGGCGAGCACCGACCCCAACTACTGGCGATAAAGTCTGGTGAAATGCCCTGGCACGACGTGGAGGCGTGGCGATTGCGGCTCCATCAGGAGTTTGATCGAGCGTTGGAAACGACCAGCTTGCCGGAACGCCCGGACTACGAGCGAGTCAACGAATTCTTGGTAAAGGCCCGTCGGCAGGCAGTCGAAGAGGTCCTGCCGTGA
- a CDS encoding DNA polymerase beta superfamily protein, protein MIDYAKLRRQVDAHPFPLVFATISGAHLYGFPSPDSDFDLRGVHLLPLQQVVGMTPGEETVEKSGVYDGMEVDLVTHDAKKFFGLMLKQNGYVLEQLLSPLVVHATPEHEELKELARQCVTRYHGHHYLGFAATQWKLFRKEEPPRVKPLLYVYRVLLTGIHLVRSGEVEANLLTLNESAKLPYIDELVERKRSGPEKGKLDAADVAFHEQEYLRLVAALEAAGGMSTLPEQPSCAEQLNDLLVRLRLSK, encoded by the coding sequence ATGATCGATTACGCCAAACTTCGCCGACAAGTCGACGCCCATCCTTTTCCGCTGGTCTTCGCGACTATCAGCGGAGCACATTTGTATGGCTTCCCGTCGCCTGATTCCGACTTCGATCTGCGAGGCGTCCACCTGTTGCCGCTGCAGCAAGTCGTCGGCATGACGCCTGGCGAGGAGACGGTCGAGAAATCCGGCGTTTACGACGGCATGGAAGTCGACTTGGTGACGCACGACGCCAAGAAGTTCTTCGGACTGATGCTAAAGCAGAACGGTTACGTCCTCGAACAGCTCCTTTCGCCATTGGTCGTTCACGCGACGCCGGAGCATGAGGAGCTGAAGGAACTCGCCAGGCAGTGCGTCACTCGCTACCACGGTCATCACTACCTGGGATTCGCAGCGACCCAGTGGAAGCTCTTTCGGAAGGAGGAACCGCCGCGGGTAAAACCGCTTCTTTACGTTTACCGGGTGCTGTTGACCGGAATCCACCTCGTGAGGTCCGGAGAAGTCGAGGCCAACCTGTTGACGCTCAATGAATCGGCCAAGCTGCCGTACATCGACGAATTGGTGGAGCGGAAGCGATCTGGCCCTGAGAAGGGAAAGCTCGACGCAGCGGACGTGGCGTTCCACGAGCAGGAATACTTGCGACTCGTGGCTGCTCTCGAAGCCGCGGGAGGAATGTCCACGTTGCCGGAGCAACCAAGCTGTGCGGAGCAGCTGAACGATCTGTTGGTACGGCTTCGCCTCAGCAAGTGA
- a CDS encoding DUF6940 family protein encodes MWSRREESLPEASGVHYEIAFNEQPATFGNVAHAWREDENFRLWFNSLLAASPFTAFRWETPGVCLATLQRPFEFVLLDAPRLARQPDANAFSKHFPSASEGIATFANLGGDAVLVVPTPLTEHNAYGHLAAFVRQAPQRQCHALWQAVGRAMDARLNHQPVWLSTAGAGVSWLHVRLDDAPKYYAHRPYQQASV; translated from the coding sequence ATGTGGTCTCGTCGAGAAGAATCGCTTCCTGAAGCGTCAGGCGTCCACTACGAAATTGCGTTCAACGAGCAGCCAGCCACATTCGGCAATGTCGCGCACGCATGGCGGGAGGACGAGAATTTCCGCTTATGGTTCAACTCTCTGTTAGCAGCTTCTCCCTTCACTGCTTTCCGCTGGGAGACGCCGGGAGTCTGCTTAGCAACGCTTCAGCGACCGTTCGAATTTGTCTTACTCGATGCTCCGCGATTGGCTCGTCAACCTGACGCAAACGCCTTTTCAAAGCATTTCCCGAGCGCGAGCGAGGGCATCGCAACGTTTGCCAATCTGGGCGGCGACGCTGTACTGGTCGTCCCAACTCCGTTGACGGAGCACAACGCCTACGGACACTTGGCGGCCTTCGTACGACAAGCTCCCCAGCGACAATGCCATGCCTTATGGCAAGCGGTCGGAAGGGCAATGGATGCTCGACTCAATCATCAGCCTGTCTGGCTGAGCACGGCTGGGGCTGGCGTCTCTTGGCTGCACGTCCGACTCGACGACGCCCCGAAATACTATGCACATCGTCCGTATCAGCAAGCATCGGTCTAA